Proteins encoded by one window of Nocardia goodfellowii:
- a CDS encoding carboxymuconolactone decarboxylase family protein yields METNTTALEIGSRLPNPQQLVPALGEVGAALFKATGNGAIPRATIGLVQLRAGQIVGSTYLVILHAGNLRAAGASEERIAAVATWRDAPYFSEPERAALALVEAVLEPAAHGERVPDQLFAYAAEHYDDTALATLAMAIGQVNFFVPLALIGKPLPGRPQAEQWTPVPA; encoded by the coding sequence ATGGAAACGAACACCACGGCTCTGGAAATCGGCTCGCGGCTGCCCAACCCGCAGCAGTTGGTGCCGGCACTGGGCGAGGTCGGCGCGGCGCTGTTCAAAGCGACCGGCAACGGAGCGATCCCGCGCGCCACGATCGGTCTGGTCCAGTTGCGTGCCGGCCAGATCGTCGGCAGCACGTATCTGGTCATCCTGCACGCGGGCAATCTGCGCGCTGCCGGTGCGTCCGAGGAACGTATCGCCGCGGTCGCGACCTGGCGCGACGCGCCGTACTTCAGTGAACCGGAACGTGCCGCACTCGCTCTGGTCGAGGCTGTCCTGGAACCGGCCGCGCACGGCGAGCGAGTGCCCGACCAACTCTTCGCCTACGCCGCCGAACACTACGACGACACGGCCCTGGCCACCCTGGCGATGGCCATCGGTCAGGTCAATTTCTTTGTCCCGCTGGCGCTCATCGGCAAACCGCTGCCCGGACGCCCGCAGGCCGAGCAGTGGACTCCCGTGCCGGCCTGA
- a CDS encoding TetR/AcrR family transcriptional regulator: MPATPRNRHRPTQDRAKATRNQILDAAAKLFGERGITDTSTNRIAAEAGVSIGTVYRYFTDRSVMVDELRDRLLTDIETDFTASLFNLRDMSVFDMFTTLIGVITDVLVANAGLVRALIAGVQFYSSGLPEFEPRLRLMIKVLVIQILGPGDDHKYDLMASVVVNTGFAVVLRASALDVDGRERRELITATSDMIATWFEQHRDPSRELPR; the protein is encoded by the coding sequence ATGCCCGCAACCCCCCGTAACCGACACCGGCCGACCCAAGACCGCGCCAAAGCCACCCGCAACCAGATCCTCGACGCCGCCGCGAAACTCTTCGGTGAACGCGGCATCACCGACACCTCCACCAACCGCATCGCCGCCGAAGCCGGAGTCAGCATCGGCACCGTATACCGCTACTTCACCGACCGCTCGGTCATGGTCGACGAACTACGCGACCGGCTACTCACCGACATCGAAACCGACTTCACCGCTTCCCTTTTCAACCTCAGAGACATGTCCGTCTTCGACATGTTCACGACGCTCATCGGCGTCATCACCGACGTACTCGTCGCCAACGCCGGACTCGTCCGAGCACTCATCGCGGGCGTGCAGTTCTACAGCAGCGGCCTGCCCGAGTTCGAACCACGCCTGCGGCTCATGATCAAAGTACTGGTCATCCAAATCCTCGGCCCCGGCGACGACCACAAATACGACCTGATGGCTTCGGTCGTAGTCAACACCGGATTCGCGGTCGTACTGCGCGCCTCAGCCCTCGACGTCGACGGCCGCGAACGCCGCGAACTCATCACCGCCACCTCCGACATGATCGCCACCTGGTTCGAACAACACCGCGACCCCAGTCGCGAGTTGCCCCGCTGA
- the mug gene encoding G/U mismatch-specific DNA glycosylase, translating into MSSGSSARPSPADLAAAQDKTVPDVIGPGLRVLFCGINPGLWSGATGYHFARPGNRFWPALHRSGFTPRLLRPDEEHELLGLGLGITNVAPRTTAKAEQLTADELRAGGRALVERVERYQPRVLAVLGIGAYRTAFGRPRTTVGPQSERIGATAVWVLPNPSGLNAHYTLDALAAEFRALREAVEIG; encoded by the coding sequence ATGAGTTCTGGTTCGTCAGCTCGGCCGTCGCCCGCGGATCTGGCCGCGGCGCAGGACAAGACCGTTCCCGATGTGATCGGGCCCGGGTTGCGGGTGTTGTTCTGCGGAATCAACCCGGGCCTGTGGTCCGGGGCGACGGGGTATCACTTCGCCCGTCCGGGAAATCGGTTCTGGCCGGCACTGCATCGGTCCGGCTTCACGCCACGCCTGCTCCGGCCCGACGAAGAGCATGAACTGCTCGGGCTGGGCTTGGGGATCACGAATGTGGCCCCGCGCACGACCGCCAAAGCCGAGCAGCTGACCGCCGACGAACTGCGCGCCGGCGGTCGCGCCCTGGTCGAACGGGTGGAGCGGTATCAACCCCGAGTATTGGCCGTGCTCGGTATCGGCGCCTACCGCACGGCTTTCGGTCGCCCACGCACCACAGTCGGCCCTCAGTCCGAGCGGATCGGTGCGACCGCGGTGTGGGTTCTACCCAATCCCAGCGGGCTCAACGCGCACTACACATTGGATGCCCTCGCCGCGGAGTTCCGCGCGTTGCGCGAGGCGGTGGAGATCGGTTGA
- a CDS encoding outer membrane protein assembly factor BamB family protein, which yields MNSAGRWVTGRRVGIVVLIVAVVAGVATVAWMNRSPRGPEETDAGYGRFKVSTRLDSAPVPQWTLRATDLSDEPGAVLLAMPHSLGRYYGYGSPMDAGTIIVAATAVPGEPGTGETSGRGVGPVRMHGIDPGTGQVRWTTDVGEFDGCREQVFDGKLACRGAHRVLIIEAATGAILGDQPTDFEVMDVTVWDGAVSVTGRTPDWMTAVLTRGTPTDIAATWRRTYPTPVPGDPVTPRVGSRDYFLDGHDHSVRLYDVRTGESLFAGPIVGILDGGVIAEQENIWRPDRVRFLDRRGESIGEVSNPSFVFDWFPTATAVIPPILTGESAYERTTGRVLWTNAQIGMEDITGRMSAVQGIVDNTVIVRSRDGSELSGLDLTDGHQIWRRPTPFANTSRYSTFNGITDPRHLILTDGTDVHAIDAADGATTWSMPLPPSGRPDFRTAIKAVGGRMVTTTPHEFTAYAAG from the coding sequence GTGAACAGCGCTGGGAGGTGGGTCACCGGTCGCCGGGTCGGCATCGTGGTGCTGATCGTGGCTGTGGTGGCGGGCGTCGCGACGGTCGCGTGGATGAACCGGTCACCCCGGGGTCCGGAGGAGACCGATGCGGGATACGGCCGCTTCAAGGTCTCGACCCGGCTCGATTCCGCCCCGGTGCCGCAGTGGACGTTGCGCGCTACCGACCTCTCCGATGAACCCGGCGCGGTTCTGCTCGCGATGCCGCACAGCCTGGGGCGGTACTACGGTTACGGCTCACCGATGGACGCCGGGACGATCATCGTCGCCGCGACCGCGGTGCCGGGAGAACCGGGGACCGGCGAAACCAGCGGACGCGGCGTCGGTCCGGTGCGGATGCACGGCATCGATCCAGGCACCGGGCAGGTGCGCTGGACGACCGATGTCGGTGAGTTCGACGGATGCCGTGAGCAGGTCTTCGACGGAAAGCTCGCCTGCCGAGGCGCGCATCGAGTGCTGATCATCGAAGCCGCCACCGGTGCGATACTCGGCGACCAGCCGACCGACTTCGAGGTCATGGACGTGACGGTATGGGACGGGGCCGTCTCGGTCACCGGCCGGACGCCGGACTGGATGACCGCCGTCCTGACCCGGGGAACGCCCACGGACATCGCCGCGACGTGGCGGCGGACATATCCGACACCGGTTCCCGGCGACCCGGTCACTCCGAGGGTCGGCAGCCGCGACTACTTCCTCGATGGGCACGACCACAGTGTCCGCCTCTACGATGTACGCACCGGTGAATCACTGTTCGCCGGGCCCATCGTCGGGATCTTGGATGGCGGCGTGATCGCCGAGCAGGAGAATATTTGGCGGCCGGACCGGGTGCGGTTTCTCGATCGCCGCGGCGAATCGATCGGCGAGGTGAGCAACCCGAGTTTCGTCTTCGATTGGTTCCCGACCGCGACCGCGGTGATACCGCCGATCCTCACCGGAGAAAGCGCCTACGAACGAACGACCGGCCGAGTCTTGTGGACCAATGCGCAGATCGGTATGGAAGACATCACCGGCCGGATGAGCGCCGTCCAGGGAATAGTGGACAACACGGTGATCGTCCGATCACGCGATGGCTCGGAGCTGTCCGGACTGGATCTCACTGACGGACATCAGATCTGGCGGCGGCCGACGCCTTTCGCCAACACGTCCCGCTATTCGACCTTCAACGGCATCACCGATCCGAGACACCTGATCCTGACCGACGGCACCGACGTCCACGCGATCGACGCCGCGGACGGTGCAACCACCTGGTCGATGCCGTTGCCGCCCAGCGGGCGACCCGACTTCCGCACGGCGATCAAGGCGGTCGGTGGCCGCATGGTGACGACGACCCCGCATGAATTCACCGCTTACGCGGCAGGATAA
- a CDS encoding SDR family oxidoreductase, with translation MELAAGQVAVVTGAANGIGAALAAALVARGLRVVLADIDTGSLQRIADELGERALAVPTDVADIDQVRALAARTLREFGRVDLVVNNAGMSAGGPTWEVDPGAWNRVWAVNVGGVVNGVHVFAPHLIAAGRGHIVNVASLAALTVGMFGAPYAASKAAIISISESLRGELELIAPGVGVTVICPGPVDTQMFRGLAQLAEPAQGTPDSNVLPPELAAKLAPMLAAISEMVKEALPPARAAEIIVAAVESGTLYATTHPAMAQAARDRSEAILDSFGTPR, from the coding sequence ATGGAACTGGCAGCAGGACAGGTCGCGGTGGTCACCGGCGCCGCGAACGGGATCGGCGCGGCGCTCGCGGCGGCGCTGGTGGCACGGGGGTTGCGAGTGGTGCTCGCCGATATCGACACCGGCTCCCTGCAGCGGATCGCGGACGAGTTGGGGGAGCGGGCCCTCGCGGTACCCACCGATGTCGCCGATATCGACCAGGTCCGCGCGCTCGCCGCCCGCACTCTGCGCGAGTTCGGCCGGGTGGACTTGGTGGTCAACAACGCCGGTATGAGCGCCGGAGGTCCTACCTGGGAAGTCGATCCCGGTGCATGGAACCGGGTTTGGGCAGTCAACGTGGGCGGAGTGGTCAACGGTGTGCATGTATTCGCCCCGCACTTGATCGCCGCGGGTCGCGGTCACATCGTCAATGTCGCCTCGCTGGCCGCGCTGACCGTGGGCATGTTCGGCGCGCCGTACGCGGCGAGCAAAGCGGCGATCATCTCGATCTCTGAATCGTTGCGCGGAGAACTGGAGCTGATCGCGCCCGGCGTGGGGGTCACCGTGATCTGTCCGGGGCCGGTGGACACCCAAATGTTCCGCGGCCTGGCGCAACTCGCCGAGCCGGCCCAGGGCACACCGGATTCGAACGTGCTGCCGCCGGAGCTCGCGGCGAAACTCGCGCCCATGCTGGCGGCCATCTCCGAGATGGTGAAGGAAGCGCTGCCGCCGGCCCGGGCAGCGGAAATCATTGTGGCGGCGGTGGAATCGGGGACGTTGTACGCGACCACGCACCCCGCCATGGCTCAGGCCGCGCGCGACCGGAGCGAGGCGATACTGGATTCATTCGGTACGCCGCGGTGA
- a CDS encoding ester cyclase, translated as MSIDSAALEPTLVSDRTSRETAAELPRLGADFAAHAADHAAQCGDWLTKWLTAWDKYDPEAVLALMTDDVVLIDPGLCGEPAVGKDAVRSAVLTLLRAFPDVRWEVAGTPHLALSGTGMAVPWRMRGTFAGDMGGGCSPLGMAPTGRRFDNRGVDVYELRDGRLCSWTSNFDLLELGRQFGMFPDPRGTLFTVGIRGQRLIAPLLRRFYRYVDRARS; from the coding sequence ATGAGCATCGACTCGGCCGCGCTGGAACCGACCCTGGTCTCGGACCGGACTTCGCGCGAGACCGCGGCGGAACTGCCGCGACTGGGCGCCGACTTCGCCGCGCATGCCGCCGACCACGCCGCGCAGTGCGGCGACTGGCTCACGAAATGGCTCACCGCCTGGGATAAATACGACCCGGAAGCCGTCCTGGCACTCATGACCGACGACGTCGTGCTGATCGATCCGGGTCTGTGCGGTGAACCCGCGGTCGGCAAGGACGCGGTGCGATCAGCCGTGCTCACCCTCCTGCGCGCCTTCCCCGACGTGCGGTGGGAAGTCGCCGGCACTCCCCATCTGGCGCTGAGCGGAACCGGCATGGCCGTACCCTGGCGGATGCGCGGCACCTTCGCCGGCGACATGGGCGGCGGCTGCTCCCCCTTGGGTATGGCCCCCACCGGACGCAGGTTCGACAACCGGGGCGTGGACGTCTACGAATTGCGCGACGGCCGACTCTGCTCCTGGACCAGTAATTTTGACCTGCTCGAGCTCGGCAGACAGTTCGGCATGTTCCCCGACCCGCGCGGCACCCTGTTCACCGTGGGGATCCGCGGGCAGCGCTTGATCGCGCCACTGCTGCGCCGCTTTTATCGCTACGTCGACCGCGCCCGATCCTGA
- a CDS encoding FAD-dependent monooxygenase produces MSEGPGRAGIVGGGVAGLGAAIALRAKGWDVTVYERAERFAEVGAGVFLSVNALRALDVLGLGDAVRAHAIADGPCVVRNQRGRVLLHARIEDFVGGLVPIHRADLLALLVAAVPAECVRLGTRVLGVDAAGWVETASERARYDLVVAADGVHSRIREQLWPGSGAVRRSGVMSWRWVLDAGVAGEPGFVWGRAAESGLVPMADGRSILYAAARTKDGGLEQFSGWPAPIPALLAAAGPERAVRNELVDIAVPRRLWRGRVALVGDAGHAMLPTLGQGACQALEDAVMLAECAPDLARYSSVRRRRVAVLSSLARQAMSLTGPGSPVLAALRDAALVAAPDALTRKLLHLSNVRVISGWRPPEG; encoded by the coding sequence GTGTCGGAGGGACCTGGCCGGGCGGGCATCGTCGGTGGTGGCGTCGCGGGCCTGGGTGCGGCGATCGCGCTGCGCGCCAAAGGCTGGGACGTGACGGTCTATGAACGAGCGGAGCGGTTCGCCGAAGTCGGTGCGGGCGTATTCCTTTCGGTCAACGCGCTGCGCGCGCTCGACGTGCTCGGTCTGGGAGACGCCGTGCGCGCCCATGCCATCGCCGACGGCCCCTGTGTGGTGCGGAACCAGCGCGGGCGCGTCCTGCTGCACGCGCGGATCGAGGACTTCGTCGGTGGTCTCGTGCCGATTCACCGCGCCGACCTGCTCGCTCTGCTGGTGGCGGCCGTGCCGGCGGAGTGTGTTCGTCTCGGCACACGGGTACTGGGTGTGGATGCCGCGGGCTGGGTTGAAACCGCCTCCGAGCGAGCGCGTTACGACCTCGTCGTGGCGGCCGACGGTGTGCACAGCCGGATTCGTGAGCAGCTCTGGCCGGGGTCCGGCGCGGTGCGCCGGTCCGGCGTCATGTCATGGCGCTGGGTGCTCGACGCCGGAGTCGCGGGAGAGCCGGGCTTCGTCTGGGGCCGGGCGGCCGAGTCGGGACTGGTGCCCATGGCCGACGGGCGATCCATTCTGTATGCGGCCGCGCGCACGAAAGACGGTGGTCTGGAGCAGTTTTCCGGCTGGCCCGCACCCATCCCGGCGCTACTCGCCGCCGCCGGTCCCGAGCGTGCCGTACGCAATGAACTGGTGGATATCGCGGTGCCGCGCCGGTTGTGGCGCGGACGGGTGGCACTGGTGGGCGACGCGGGGCATGCCATGCTGCCCACGCTGGGGCAGGGTGCGTGTCAGGCGCTCGAGGACGCCGTGATGCTGGCCGAGTGCGCACCCGATCTCGCGCGGTATTCCAGCGTCCGGCGGCGCCGGGTCGCGGTGCTGAGTTCGCTTGCTCGGCAAGCCATGTCGTTGACCGGACCGGGGTCGCCGGTGCTGGCGGCGCTGCGGGACGCGGCCTTGGTGGCGGCTCCGGACGCGTTGACGCGAAAGCTATTGCATCTCAGCAATGTTCGCGTGATCTCCGGGTGGCGTCCACCGGAGGGCTGA
- the fdxA gene encoding ferredoxin: protein MTYTIAEPCVDLLDRACVDECPVDCIYIGDRMAYIHPGECVDCGACEPVCPVEAIFFESDVPEQWQAYTAANAEFCSELGAPGGAAGRRFQHDAALVVALPRLSAQAAGDGRA from the coding sequence GTGACATACACAATCGCGGAGCCCTGCGTCGATCTACTCGACCGGGCCTGCGTCGACGAATGTCCGGTGGACTGCATCTACATCGGTGACCGGATGGCCTACATCCATCCCGGGGAGTGTGTCGATTGCGGCGCCTGCGAACCTGTGTGCCCGGTCGAGGCGATCTTCTTCGAATCCGACGTCCCCGAACAGTGGCAGGCCTATACGGCGGCGAACGCGGAATTCTGCTCCGAACTCGGCGCGCCCGGCGGTGCGGCCGGCCGGCGATTCCAGCACGACGCGGCCCTGGTGGTCGCGCTACCCAGGCTGTCGGCGCAGGCCGCCGGGGACGGTCGCGCATGA
- a CDS encoding polyprenyl synthetase family protein, translating into MTTQLPAPAAPEVATDYIADICLGLPELGRDLRAQVGRVEDLMLAALSDGEDFLTEPVLHLMNSGGKRFRPLVTALAAHSGDQPSADAVPAAAAAMEMVHLATLYHDDVMDESRMRRGVATVNARWSNTVAILSGDYLLARAGQLIYRATREAEDCVDKLNDTVATLVTGQMREATRPAGSYCAPDYLRTIQEKTASLISLSAWCGARLAGAPRETAARLERVGDLLGMVFQIADDILDLTVSTDQLGKAQGLDLREGVATLPVIYALTEDSAAGRNLAALLAEPVDDDEKLSRALELVRSTRGLERAEADMAGYVEQALALLGTLPVSPARTAWVRLLEYTATRTC; encoded by the coding sequence ATGACCACGCAGCTACCGGCCCCGGCCGCACCCGAGGTCGCCACGGACTACATCGCCGATATCTGTCTCGGCCTGCCGGAACTGGGTCGCGACCTGCGCGCCCAGGTGGGCCGGGTCGAAGACCTGATGCTTGCCGCACTCTCCGACGGGGAGGACTTCCTCACCGAACCGGTACTGCACCTGATGAATTCGGGCGGCAAGCGGTTCCGGCCGCTGGTGACGGCACTGGCGGCGCACAGTGGCGACCAGCCTTCGGCCGACGCGGTGCCGGCCGCGGCCGCCGCCATGGAGATGGTGCACCTGGCCACGCTGTATCACGACGATGTCATGGATGAGAGCCGGATGCGCCGAGGGGTGGCGACGGTCAACGCGCGCTGGTCCAACACCGTCGCGATCCTGTCCGGCGACTACCTGCTGGCGCGGGCGGGCCAGCTCATCTATCGCGCCACCCGCGAGGCCGAGGACTGCGTGGACAAACTGAACGACACCGTCGCGACGCTGGTGACCGGTCAGATGCGCGAGGCGACGCGGCCGGCGGGCAGCTACTGCGCGCCGGACTACCTGCGCACGATTCAGGAGAAGACCGCGTCTCTGATCAGCCTGTCGGCCTGGTGCGGTGCGCGACTGGCCGGCGCGCCCCGCGAGACCGCCGCTCGCCTCGAACGCGTCGGTGATCTGCTCGGGATGGTGTTCCAGATCGCCGACGACATCCTGGATCTGACCGTGTCCACCGACCAGCTCGGCAAGGCCCAGGGGCTGGATCTGCGCGAGGGTGTCGCCACACTGCCGGTGATCTACGCACTCACCGAGGATTCCGCTGCGGGACGGAACCTGGCGGCGCTGCTGGCCGAGCCGGTGGACGACGACGAAAAGCTTTCCCGCGCGCTCGAATTGGTGCGTTCGACCCGAGGTCTGGAGCGCGCCGAAGCGGATATGGCGGGCTATGTCGAGCAGGCGCTCGCGCTGCTCGGCACACTTCCGGTCTCGCCCGCGCGGACCGCCTGGGTGCGGCTGCTCGAGTACACCGCGACGCGGACCTGCTGA
- a CDS encoding NAD(P)/FAD-dependent oxidoreductase encodes MKKYDIVVVGGGPAGAAAAWQAATAGASVLCVDKADFPRDKPCGDGLTPRGLSMLERMGLTTELERFHRISYVKVRGHSSWQAEWPDRAGLPSFARTARRLDLDQLLLEHAAAAGAEVRQSCEARAPLVERGLVHGVEVRHGRSPSEQIRADIVIAADGAYSPIKKKLGLRTRISGVTAVAIRAEMPAQRPEDPCFEVHMPLRPGGRSIPGYGWVFPLGAGRINVGVGYLTTFRQWRTANLTGMLSDFVATLPPDWRLPDIAELRKSKAVQAWRLPMGFTAWPPWHPGLLLAGDAAGAIKPSSGGGISKALETGMEASICALEALSTTGPQDLSNYQRALRQRYGMQYAATRVGYRVGGNPFMVGLTFGMFDHSWFRRLAIGGVYGPAAVRGYRNGEGPLPSTAADTTQPLAG; translated from the coding sequence ATGAAGAAGTACGACATTGTCGTGGTGGGCGGCGGCCCCGCGGGCGCCGCCGCCGCATGGCAGGCCGCCACAGCGGGCGCCTCGGTGCTCTGTGTGGACAAAGCCGATTTCCCGCGCGACAAGCCCTGCGGCGACGGGCTCACCCCACGCGGTCTGAGCATGCTCGAGCGCATGGGACTGACCACCGAGCTCGAACGATTCCACCGGATCTCCTACGTCAAGGTCCGGGGACACAGCAGCTGGCAGGCCGAATGGCCGGACCGCGCGGGCCTGCCGAGTTTCGCGCGCACCGCCCGCCGTCTGGACCTGGATCAACTGCTGCTCGAGCACGCCGCCGCCGCCGGAGCGGAGGTCCGCCAGAGCTGCGAGGCGCGGGCGCCGCTGGTGGAACGCGGACTGGTGCACGGCGTGGAGGTCCGCCACGGCCGCTCGCCCAGCGAGCAGATCCGGGCCGATATCGTGATCGCCGCGGACGGCGCCTACTCGCCGATCAAGAAGAAACTCGGCCTGCGCACCCGAATCTCGGGCGTCACCGCGGTCGCGATCCGTGCGGAGATGCCCGCACAGCGGCCCGAGGACCCCTGCTTCGAGGTGCACATGCCGCTGCGGCCGGGTGGTCGCTCAATTCCCGGGTACGGCTGGGTGTTTCCGCTCGGTGCCGGCCGGATCAATGTCGGCGTCGGCTATCTGACCACCTTCCGGCAATGGCGAACGGCCAATCTGACCGGCATGCTGTCCGATTTCGTGGCGACCCTGCCGCCGGACTGGCGGCTGCCCGACATCGCCGAACTACGCAAGTCCAAAGCGGTGCAGGCCTGGCGATTGCCGATGGGGTTCACGGCATGGCCGCCCTGGCACCCAGGCCTGCTGCTGGCCGGCGACGCCGCGGGCGCGATCAAACCATCCAGCGGCGGTGGCATCTCCAAGGCACTCGAGACCGGTATGGAGGCGTCCATCTGTGCGCTGGAAGCACTGAGTACCACGGGGCCGCAGGATCTTTCGAATTATCAGCGCGCGTTGCGACAGCGCTACGGCATGCAGTACGCCGCGACTCGCGTGGGTTACCGGGTCGGCGGGAATCCGTTCATGGTGGGTCTCACCTTCGGCATGTTCGACCACTCGTGGTTCCGGCGGCTGGCTATCGGCGGGGTGTACGGGCCTGCCGCGGTGCGGGGCTACCGCAATGGCGAAGGCCCGCTGCCCAGCACGGCGGCGGACACCACACAGCCGCTGGCCGGCTGA
- a CDS encoding pyridoxal phosphate-dependent aminotransferase, with amino-acid sequence MRAAATARPAVATAYDLAGNELPYGPLPGVRAAVEAQISALARYPDPFAARLCASIAAAVGVPATMIFAGHGSSDALTTVLRSAARPDATVVYAAPGFTGYDALIAAAGLKSAPVAGGPGGWQPLGAMLSAIRADTAAVIVTTPHNPSGEVVRAAPLAAFLRAVPASTLVVLDEAYLDFDEGYEADGILALIFEFPNFVVTRSFSKAHGLAALRVGYAIGHLKLMRRLRRRLVAYSVGTAGAAAAIASLSHPRELAARVSEVRSARADLVAVGRQHGYSVPDSFGNFIWLPDRRPERLVAAFAAEGIAVQKFPGAGVRITATTVAAVAAVSEALARFAAVRRPE; translated from the coding sequence GTGAGGGCGGCGGCAACCGCGCGGCCGGCCGTGGCCACCGCCTACGACCTGGCCGGTAACGAACTGCCGTACGGCCCGTTGCCGGGCGTGCGCGCGGCTGTCGAGGCCCAGATCAGTGCACTCGCCCGCTACCCGGACCCGTTCGCGGCGCGGCTGTGCGCGTCGATCGCCGCGGCGGTCGGCGTGCCCGCGACCATGATCTTCGCCGGGCACGGCAGTTCGGACGCGCTGACGACGGTGCTGCGGTCGGCTGCGCGTCCGGATGCCACGGTGGTGTACGCCGCACCCGGTTTCACCGGATACGACGCGCTGATCGCGGCGGCCGGGCTGAAATCAGCGCCGGTAGCGGGCGGTCCGGGCGGCTGGCAGCCGCTGGGTGCGATGCTGTCCGCGATCCGCGCCGACACCGCGGCCGTCATCGTCACCACGCCGCACAACCCGAGCGGGGAGGTGGTGCGCGCGGCGCCACTTGCCGCCTTCCTCCGCGCGGTGCCGGCGTCGACCCTGGTGGTCCTCGATGAGGCCTACCTCGATTTCGACGAGGGTTACGAAGCCGACGGTATCCTGGCCCTGATCTTCGAATTCCCGAATTTCGTTGTCACCCGGTCGTTTTCCAAGGCACACGGGCTGGCTGCCCTCCGGGTCGGCTACGCGATCGGACATCTGAAACTTATGCGGCGGCTGCGTCGCCGGCTCGTCGCCTATTCGGTCGGGACAGCGGGCGCGGCCGCCGCCATCGCGTCGCTGAGCCATCCGCGCGAACTGGCCGCCCGCGTGTCCGAAGTGCGTTCGGCCCGAGCTGATTTGGTCGCGGTGGGCCGACAGCACGGTTACTCGGTGCCGGATTCCTTCGGCAATTTCATCTGGCTGCCGGACCGGCGTCCGGAGCGACTGGTCGCGGCGTTCGCGGCCGAGGGGATCGCGGTGCAGAAGTTTCCCGGCGCCGGCGTCCGGATCACCGCCACCACCGTGGCGGCGGTAGCCGCGGTGTCGGAGGCTCTGGCGCGCTTCGCCGCCGTGCGGAGGCCGGAATGA
- a CDS encoding UbiA family prenyltransferase, giving the protein MSTPAPARRGFHGHALNLGSFTDFLALPLNERIWLARRSGDGSAAMSTLTRARVFVAFSRPRTCVPMIFAFQLGLAFAGIEQDWRSALGSIAFFLVGMIANLFNIYSDIGEDSSNMPMRVYQLVGYGRARLLRHTTVLCGLVMLAAAASTPLFFAAMLLALVGAHQYSLRPLRLKERPVLGILLFATVVAYPFVSIVALAPDFRTRISDPRLLVAGAYLLLWFCAKGLVKNVPDFSGDADVRLATSATVWGSRRRAARTAAVASVVVYAGIAVPVLVGAFPVRVLLALLWLPVILWQGVRLVRAETMIEGNNVLRTDMLVSTGFLASLVLLIDPSAATVAVVAAGAVLIAVSDLLRLDSRTKEDSVR; this is encoded by the coding sequence ATGAGCACACCCGCACCGGCCCGGCGCGGCTTCCATGGCCACGCGCTGAATCTCGGGTCTTTCACCGACTTTCTGGCCTTGCCGCTGAACGAACGGATCTGGCTGGCACGCCGTTCCGGGGACGGCAGCGCGGCGATGTCCACGCTGACGCGGGCACGTGTCTTCGTCGCGTTCTCCCGGCCCCGCACGTGCGTGCCGATGATCTTCGCCTTTCAACTCGGCCTGGCCTTCGCCGGCATCGAGCAGGACTGGCGCAGCGCCCTCGGGTCGATCGCGTTCTTCCTGGTGGGCATGATCGCGAACCTGTTCAATATCTACTCCGATATCGGCGAGGACAGTTCCAACATGCCGATGCGGGTCTACCAGCTGGTGGGGTACGGGCGGGCGCGGCTGCTGCGGCACACCACGGTGCTGTGCGGGCTGGTCATGCTCGCCGCGGCCGCGTCGACGCCGCTGTTCTTCGCGGCGATGCTGCTGGCGCTGGTCGGCGCACATCAGTATTCGTTGCGCCCACTACGACTCAAAGAACGACCCGTGCTGGGCATTCTGCTGTTCGCCACCGTGGTGGCCTATCCGTTCGTCAGTATCGTGGCGCTCGCGCCGGACTTCCGGACCCGGATCAGCGACCCGCGGTTGCTGGTCGCGGGGGCGTATCTGCTGCTGTGGTTCTGCGCCAAGGGACTGGTCAAGAACGTGCCCGACTTCAGCGGTGACGCCGACGTCCGCTTGGCCACCTCGGCGACGGTGTGGGGCTCGCGCCGCCGGGCGGCGCGCACGGCCGCGGTGGCGAGCGTTGTCGTCTACGCGGGCATCGCGGTTCCGGTGCTGGTAGGCGCCTTTCCGGTGCGGGTGCTGCTGGCACTGCTGTGGCTGCCGGTGATCCTCTGGCAGGGCGTCCGCCTGGTCCGGGCCGAGACCATGATCGAGGGCAACAATGTGCTGCGCACCGACATGCTGGTGTCCACCGGTTTCCTCGCCTCGCTGGTACTGCTGATCGATCCCTCCGCGGCGACCGTCGCGGTCGTCGCGGCCGGTGCGGTGCTGATCGCCGTTTCGGACCTGCTGCGGCTGGACAGCCGCACCAAGGAGGACTCAGTCCGATGA